Below is a window of Patescibacteria group bacterium DNA.
GCTTTTCTGCTAAAACCTGCTTAAAAATAGAGACGAGAAGGTCGATCGAGTGGACGAGCGTCCCGTCGAAGTCGAAGCAAATGGCTTTCAATTTCATGCGTCCAGTTTTAAATCGTCACGCGCCAATTTGCAAACTTGTTTTTTGCACGAAAAAGACTAAAATTACCGCTAAAAATTCCGAAATAATACCCCAAAAAGTCAAGCCAAAAGGTTGGAAAAAAGAGGGCACCCGTGTCTAAAATCCTTGAAAGCAATTTTTTCCACCGTCTAAATCTAGTAGGTATCAGAATCTAATCCACCACATATGTTGTTTCGATCGAGAGTAAGCATCGCTGCCCGCCGGGAAAGAATCCAGAAACTCAAACAGCAGCACCCGAGTTCACCACGACGCCGACTCGCCATCCAGGTCTGCACACTCGCCAGCTCCGTTCTGCTCGCACCATTCTTCTTGCCAGGTGGCGCAGTCGCTGAATTGGCTGAAGCGGATTATGGAGGTGGCGGACCACTGGCGATTGATTCGCCGACATTCATGCTCGATACACTGGCGATGACGGAAGATGGATTTCTCATCAAAAATGCCGGTCAAAGTGCGGAGGTCGATAATTCCGGGCTGAGTGATCCGATCAAATACACCATCGAGAGTGGCGATGTACTATCGTCGATTGCACGCCGTTTCGGTGTTTCGATGGACACCATCATTTGGGAAAATAACATTTCCAATCCACAACAGCTGAAACCGGGCACGGAGCTTTCGATTTTGCCGGTTTCGGGAGTCATGCATGAGGTGAAAGCAGGTGATACGCTCGCCGCGGTCGCGAAAAAGTACGGCGTCGAGGCGGACAAGATTTCCAAGCAAAACAGCTTGGCTGATGGCACCGAATTAGTCGCAGGCGCAAAAATTATCGTTCCGGGTGGTAAGAAAATTATCGCTGCGCCACCAGCGTCGAAACGCAATTACATTGCTTCTGCTCCGGGAACCTACGCGAGCTACCGCGCGCCGGCTTCGGTCGACGGTGCCATCATCGTCGCGAATGGAGCGCAAGACAAAGACGGGGCGTGGATGATCAAGCCGACGAATGGCAATTATTCCCAGTATTTCAAAAGCGGGCACTGGGCGGTCGACATCGCTGACCGTGGCAAGCCGCCGATTCACGCTGCTGCCGACGGTACAGTCGTGAAGTCGCAGTGCGGTTGGAATGGTGGTTACGGTTGCGTGATTGTCATCGACCACGGTGATGGCTTCCAAACTTTGTACGCGCATCTCTCGGAATTGGCTGTGTCGGCTGGAGATTCCGTCAAGCAGAGCCAGAAGATTGGCACGATGGGCAACACCGGTCGCGTCTACGGTGCGACTGGTATCCACCTGCACTTCGAGGTCGTGGACAACGGCACCAAGAGAAATCCGCTCGCTTTCTACTAGATCGCGGGCGGAATCTAGAAAGCAAAGCTCAGCATCTCGTGCTGGATTTTGCTGTGAAAATGTAAGCAAAGAAAAAGGACCGGCTGCGAAGAATTGCAAACCGGCCCAATTTTCCCCTCTCCAAAGACTGAGAAACTTAAATTTTCCGTCCGAGAGCGACCGAAAAATCGCGGTATTCGCATTCATCGACTTCGACTGTTGAGATGATTGTAGTCTCGACGCGCTCGAACTCGTCAGCAGAAAGGACGACTTCCCAGCCGTCTTTATCGACGGCCGAGGAATAAAAAATGGTGTCGGCGGTAATTACGCCGCTGACGATGATAGTCGTGAACTTTGGAGCTGGGGTGATGGGGGCAGGGGCGGTGAGGTTACAATTCATCCACACAATCGTTGGGGCTGCGATAGTCAGGAAAGATACGATTACTGCAGCATAAACAGTTGGTGCCATTTTTTTAAACATTGTGGTTCCTTTCGAGAGTGGCTTTTCAAGAGCACAGCTCTCTTCTTAAAAAGTTAGTTGGTTAGCCGAGATTGGCGACTCACTCGCGAATTTCACAAGCAAATCGCCAACCTCGACTGAGTAGTGGAGAGGGGATTCGGTCTCGGATCAGCGACTTCCCTCGCGGGTTTCGCCAACCACCAAACCGAATGAATCCCCACTACGCGCGATTTCAAGGAGCAAAAAATAAACCGGGAAATAGAAATCTAAACCATAAATTGGTATTTGTCAATAGCGAAAATCGCCTAAACCACAACGCATGATTTTTCTTCGAAAATTAAGCCTGTTTCCGTAGCAGCGCGCGCATCTCCGGTGTGATTGCGCGTAGCAAAAGCAGCATCACGCCGTAGACCAAGCCGCCGACCGGAATCAAGAGCAGGATGCCCTTATTCGCTCCGAAGAAATTCAAGAAGAACGGCTCGAGCCACCAAACCGCGCCGCCCATCACGCTGGCCGCGACGAAAGCTTTCGCTGTCGTCCGCAGATTGAAAGAGATCTCAATCATTTTGCGCAGGAAGATGTAGTCGAGCGTGCAGACGAAAATCTGGCTCAGGACGCTGGCGATGGCCGCTCCGCGAAAGCCCCAGATTGGGATGACGGCGAGATTGAGCACAAGATTCAGAGCGACAGCCGAGGAATTCACATAAAAGAGCTTGATTTGACCATTGCCGGCGAGTAGCGCG
It encodes the following:
- a CDS encoding peptidoglycan DD-metalloendopeptidase family protein; this encodes MLFRSRVSIAARRERIQKLKQQHPSSPRRRLAIQVCTLASSVLLAPFFLPGGAVAELAEADYGGGGPLAIDSPTFMLDTLAMTEDGFLIKNAGQSAEVDNSGLSDPIKYTIESGDVLSSIARRFGVSMDTIIWENNISNPQQLKPGTELSILPVSGVMHEVKAGDTLAAVAKKYGVEADKISKQNSLADGTELVAGAKIIVPGGKKIIAAPPASKRNYIASAPGTYASYRAPASVDGAIIVANGAQDKDGAWMIKPTNGNYSQYFKSGHWAVDIADRGKPPIHAAADGTVVKSQCGWNGGYGCVIVIDHGDGFQTLYAHLSELAVSAGDSVKQSQKIGTMGNTGRVYGATGIHLHFEVVDNGTKRNPLAFY